The region AGTCCTATCAGAGTTTCCTTCCAGAGGGACGAAATTAATCTTTTCGCTCTCGTTTGATCCACAGCTCGAATTCTTTACCACGGGCGAGGCGCCCTGTCACGTGCTGGATGCGAACGAGGGCGTTCTTTTCGTGAAGAAGCCGGATGGGAGGGCCACTGGAGACGCCTTCGTGCTGTTCGCCAACGAGGGGGATGCCCCGAAAGCGCTGGGGCGACACCGCGAGTCCATTGGGCAGCGATACATCGAGCTCTTTCGCTCGACCACCGCCGAGGTGCAGCAGGTCCTAAACCGCTCCATGGACCCCAAGACCTTTGAGAcaagcagccacagccagccgCCGCTAATCGCCCAGCTGCCCACTATGcagctgcccctgctgccccaGGTGGGTGTCGTCACCCATGGCAATGGCCGCgtcccagttccagtcccagCTAACCTGTGcccacatccccatcccccacaGCACCTTATCACTTCGGGAACGACAAAGAACTGCATCAGGCTGCGCGGACTGCCCTACGAGGCCATGGTGGAGCACATTCTCCACTTCCTGGACGACTTTGCCAAGCACATTATTTACCAGGGCGTGCATATGGTGATTAATGCGCAGGTGAGTCGGGGATCTACCTTCAGCTATACTTTGGAGACTTTTGCTCAAGCATCTGTCATTCTAGGGCCAGCCCAGCGGCGAGGCCTTCATTCAGATGGACTCGGAGGACTCCGCGCGGCTCTGCGCCCAGCGCAAGCACAACCAGTTCATGGTCTTCGGAAAGAAGTTCCGCTACATCGAGGTGTTCCAGTGCTCCGGCGACGACATGAACATGGTCCTCAACGGCGGACTGGCGTCGCCCGTCGCCCAGGCACCGGCCCAccacggccacgcccacaagCAGCCCTCGCTGCTATCCACGGGTATGTTAGCTCAGTCGCCGCCGACTCCAACCGGCGCCCAGTCGGCCATCTCcggctcacacacacacccgcacgCACACTCGCATTCGCACGCCCAGGGTCCCGTCTCCGCTCACCATGGCTTGCCCACGTCCCCAGCCCTCCTGGCGCCCCTTAGCTCCACCtcagccgctgctgcgtccGCTGGCGGACTGGCCTCCTTCATGGCCTCTCAGCCAtcggccgccgccgcccactCTTCGCTGCAGAACGCAGCCGTGGCCCTAAGCTCCCTGTCGGGCCAGGCCCCACCAGGATACCCCCTCAACTTCTCGCTGCCGCCGCCCTCCTCCCAGGCGGCCGCCAGTCCCGCCCTACTcgcacagcagcaggcgcagtTTATAGCCCAGCAGAGCCTTCTGGTGCGCCAGCAGGCCGCCGCAGCCCTGGccgccgagcagcagcagcagctttaCGCCAACGCCATGCTCCAGTCGCACCCCCTCtacctgcagcagcaccagcagcaacagcagcagcagcagcagctctatGCCAATGCAATGCTGCAGTCGGGCCAGCCCCAGTTCGTGTTCATGCAGCGGCCTTACATGCCGCATTTTCCCCTTGGCTACATGCAAGCTGGAGCGGCTGGCAGTGCCTCTACCTCGGCCCTGGCCCTCGCACAGGCTCAAGCCCAGGCACAGGCTCAGGTGCAGCCACAGTCGATGAAGCGGTCGTACGAGAACGCCTTTCAGCAGGAGGCGGCTggagcagcggctgcagccaGTGCGGCCAAGCGGGCGCTGACTCGCACGCCTAGTAGCGTCTACTCGTACTACAATCCGGGCATTTGAGGCAAGCCTCCGCATACAAGTCGATTTCGCGACATCTCCAGCACTTCGTGCACATTCCGCTTCGCTCCATTCCGTTTGCAAACCATTGTGAGTGGCGTCGGAGTGctatataaacatatacatagaCATATAAACCACACATCTATCCACGATCCACGCATATCATGTTCCATCATGGCAAcccacagagacacacacatgtataCCAGACATATTTTAGAGCTTTATTTTATAGTGAATCGATTTCGTTAccggaaaagaatggaatGAGAGTAGCCTTAAGTAAAGGAGTACTCTTCTTGTATGGAGTACTCGAACAGCATAAGCATTCCTGTCTATGGTCTAAGCATATACATCTATATAATATCgtacacacgcgcacacacgcacacgcgcTAGCGCACATACAGTCGCACTGCTACTCACACGCATATGAACACCCGTTAACGGAGGATCCCAGAATGATTTGCTCACCTTTCTTCCACATTCGGATgctttgagtgtgtgtgcgtgggtgcGTGTGTGACAGTGAGGGATTTGGGACGCATAGCTATGTGTGCATTGTTCCCAGTCCTGTCAAAcaccccctcctccccccccccccacgatTCGAAGGCAATCAACAGAGGCTAACGTCATTCGTGGAGGAAGTACGGCATGGCCTGGGCCTCGGCCCCGCCCACGCTCATACAGTGCAATCTACTTTTAATGTCTATTCCGGTTCAAACACCACTCCACACTCGCACTTCCCCTACGAATGGCGTCAGGTGTTGGCTCATGCGCTCAAATTTTAACGAAATTCTGTAAGACAATATGTGGAATATCCATAATCGATAAACGCCTAGATTTAAGATCGTACCACTTGTAAAATTGGTTGGCATTAATTTTAATCAGTCTGCAATCATTTCCTGTGTCTTTCCTGAGCTCTGTTCTGAACTGAAGTGATCTGAAGGCAGACCTCGGATGCGATGCGAAAAGCTAACCCTAGCTCAAATCAAACCCTAATCCAAGCCAATCCACCCACTGATATGCGTTCAATACTTGAATAATCTCGTTGTTTGAATTTCatatcgtgtgtgtgtgcacacattgtactatatatatatatgtatttagcaTAATCTAGATGTAAATCTGCGAGTATGGTGTAGCTCTTAAGTGTGCGTAACTGGTGTTAGTCGCAAACGGGAACTCTAATAATTCTATCTATCACTCTTTCTATTACTGTCACTCTCCTTTTATGTGTTTTTTCCCTCGTCCTCACTAATTTAGTTGTTAGTCCTTGGAGGGATGTACGTCTATATATACATCTACATCTACAGACTCGTATGTAGTCCTAGGCCTAAGACCTGCTTATCGTACGTTCGGGCGCTTTAGTGTCTAGTGTGTCCTACTCTCTATGTACGTGATAACGGTAATTGGTGTCTTCCACGGGCTTACatccacatacacacacacacaaacatgcGAATACGTCGATCGAAGAACGCAGAGCGCAGAGCGCAGAAGAAAGAACGATGGAAGTCTGTTTCCACCTGAACCTGAACCCTATCACTCCTTTTCACTCCCTCCTATCTATCCGCTTCTGATTCTGATGTTTCTCCTGCTGCGTCTAACATTCAGTTTCGTAATGCTAAGAGGGGCATAACGAATGAAAGCCACGGGAAAGATTCGCATAGACTTTAATCCTTAGCCTAATTTAACCTTTAGCCTTTAGTACGAGTAGATTCTTTGCGAGTGCGAGTTTGTGGCAATCGAGTGGCTTCCGAATGGGTATGAGGCTAACAGACCCTCCTCCAGCGGCCACTTTAAAGATCTTAAACatcttaaaaaaaaccaattattTACTTAACTAGTTCGTAcgcaaccaacaaccaacgTTTTTATTGTGGAACAGATTTtacgattttgatattccatctTTTTACCATTAGCTGTTAGTGATCTAtctttgattaattttttaattttttattttacatcaataaaatacaacaTACCGCCTAAAAACTATcaacgctctctctctccctgtctttctctctttctctcactctctctctctgtaatATACACTTTCTCTCACCCGccccctctctctcgttctccgATTAAGTGTAAAGGATCGACCCTACCTACTAATccacacaaacagaaaaaccTACTAACCCATTTATCAATCGATTTCTGCGGGATAATTTTGTTTAAGTGTAACCCTCATTCCCTGTACCCTGTACCCGTACTCTCTCCCGCGATATCCAACGCCAGCCCACCTCACTCCTCcttcatatatgtacatgtaacTGGGCTTAGCTTTACACTCGATCGCGTTTTCAGCGGGGCTGCTCCGCCTCGCCTCGGAGCGGTTGGAGTTGGATGAAGCGGAGATGGAAGCTGCAATAGATGTTTCTGTTTGGGgctccgtttccgtttctgtttctgttttggtaATATTCTCGTTTACGTATCCCTAAATGGAATCTCCATCACGATCGTACTAGTCATAGACGCATCTTGTATGTAACTCTGTCCGCTGGCAGGCTGGCCTTCTTCAGCTCTTCGGGTGCATAATCAAATTTTATCTCTAAAGGTTGGTGCTTggattaaacaaaaaaaaaaggaattaaaacaaaaaaactcaaaattcaaatcaatcaacaaaaaaatcgGCAAATGTCTAAACTTATTCGTATGTGCCCAAATGTTTCATGGTCTCTGGGGTGATAAGAGGTGGTAAGAAtacaataccaataccaatactaTATTTGTATGTCTCTCCTACCATTTGCAATGTCTAAACGGTGAGTGTTTTGAATACAATTTTACCTCTACTAAtcacaaaatttaattacttgTACTAAGATAAGGTCACACACTAATCcaaaagcagaaacaacaacaactactgctACTGCAACAAGTGCAACAGTGAGACaagaacaacaataaaaacaagaatAACTGCAACAAATAATTCTGATGAATACTATCGTATTATCTATAAATGTAGACAAATCTGAATCCACgcatatatattgtatatgccTAGTACTTCTTCCTTTCAACCAAGCCATACTCACAACACTtacgccccctccccctcctcaaAATAGTATGCCCCATTATGCATAAGAGAGATTTCCCTTCCAATCGAACTTAAGTTTCGCCGAGTAATCCCCGAGTCTCCCGTCTCCATACAGGTGCCACTGTACTGGGTGCCCACTTCGGACCACCCTTCCAGGCCTACGGGGCAGCACCGCCGCCGTCTCACACGCCGCTCCTGGCCACGCCCCGAAACCACCACGcccaccaccatcaccatcatgcGTCCACCTTCTATCCGCCACCGCTCGTCTACTGGCCCTACCCGAGCCCGCCCGTCTCGCCCACCACCTACTACAGCCAAACGGCAGCGCACTCGCCCTCGCAGCCTCTGGTGAGTGAAATCTACAGTACAGATACGGTCccatatctacatatatacaccgAAGAATACAAATTTGAATTCCTTTTCAGTACCCGCTCGACTTCTTCCCCCCATCACCGCTCTCACCGCCTAGCGTGGCCATTCCGCATACCAGCGCCGGCCTGATACTCACGACAACCAAGGCCGCCGTGTCCTTTGTGCCACCAAAACAGTTCTCTCCAACGACCACGGCCAGTGGCAGCAAGCTGTCCATTCCGATGCTTGGCTATGCTAGTCCGAGTACCAGCCAGCTCGGAGCTTCGCCAGCGACTACCTTGAACGGAACCGGAGCGCCAACGCCAGCGCCTACGGCCTCGCCAACGGCTTCCGCTACTGGATCTACATtgacgtcgtcgtcgacgcTGCTTAGCATTGACATAAATCATGCCACGTCGACGTCCACGTCTATTCCCACACCATCGCCAGCGCCCATGCTGAAGACCAGCAGCCAGGGGGCGACGGGAGCTGCTTCCACGGCTCTAGTGAGCAACTCCTGCGTAGAGCTTTTCATATCATAGGCTCTCTATGGCTTACGTCCACACGTTTTTAGCAAAGCTTTTGTCTTGCCATTCGAAGAAACATGTCTGTAGTCTAGTTTAGAACCAAATCCGCGTTAGCCGAGTCGAATGGCGAAAGTGGTGAAAGCGGCGAGAGAACGCCGGAACTCCCGAAGTTCGAAAGTCGGACTTTACTGGCCGGAAGGAACAACGATGGAAGGAATCTCGCCGCCGTCTCCTGAATTTCTAAATACTATGTTATATTACCTTATCCGCTAGTGCTAAGTAGGTAGAACGCCCAGTGCAATTAGTGCAATTCaagattttatttattcaagcTGCTGCACTATATCCAAATATACAATTATTAGCCAATTAGAAAAAGACGAAACCagaagagcagaagcagatAGCAAAAAGCAGATCGAAAAGCAAATACGACAAATTTATCCCTAGTCAATAGTcaaattatttatacaattatCTATTTTTAGCTGCATGTTAATGTTATTGAAATTTTGACACGAGTACGCCTGCAAAAGTCCGTCGAGCTCAGATGCTGAAACGATTTTCCATGTTGAGTCCTTACGCTAGACCATATTGTTATTCTTCTGTTATTCTAGACGGAATACCGAATCCAGAACGTAACCGAAGCGACCGTTTCAGATCTGATTTGTTTGTTACACCATTCTCAATGAAAAGATATTAtcaattgtttataaaaatatacagataAATAACTACGagcataaatatatgtaacaTATCTCCCAATTGTACGACTTTAAATAGgcaaaatcataaaaattctgtttttatacccgatactcaaaatgagtattggggcttattagatttgtggtgaaaattgatgtgtgtaacgtccagaaggaatcgtttccaaccccataaagtatatatattcttgatcagcatcaatagccgagtcgattgagccctgtctgtctgtccgtccctattagcgcctagtgctcaaagactataagagagCAACGATCTTTTGGATCCACACTTCTTTGATTATTTCAAAATGAATACAAATgtgaatatttcaaaacttcgccccgcctacttccgcccccgcaaaggacgaaaatctggggatgttcacaaatctcagagactattaacgctggagtaaccaaatttgtataaatgtagagttgcggtctccgcatcAAGTCACAACGTCCCCCctcgttttaatttgtttttacgCTCTATCTCGGCGGAAAAGCGACATTCCTTCTCCTGATCGGATGTGTTATTAActaaaattatgtttttatttatggGTCGATCTGGCCGTTGCATGTCTTTTcctgatcgggagagtcctgccaaccgttTGGATGTGCTATTCAAGCCATGGCCTGACTAATTTAAATCATTAGAGCATTCTACTACTAAgtattaaaaaataacaacaacaattggtTAGGTTTCAATATAAAatcatttatttcattaattGTGAATAAGTGCAATTGTGAATCAATTAGTTCCACTATCGGTAGGCGACATTATAAATAGCAGATGCGGCGACAACATCCGATATGGCGGTATCATAAATAATCCAATACGAGCACTGGGGCGCGACGATGATGATAAATCGCTGACAAATGGCGTTACAAACGGACGAAAGTCCCACCGACCAGTTTAAGAGACACGGTCGTTGTGAACCATCGTCCGGTCGCACCGTACCATTACCGTTGCACATTTAAAATAGATTAAAAGTCGCCGCAGGTGGGACTGCTGGATTGCCGGCAGGAAGGGAGCAAGAGGGCTAGTTCTATGCAGAATCATTTGCTGCAGGTGCCATCTACATCCTTTTCTTGCTCACATGATAATTTATCAACGGCTGGCGCCGCTGCATTGGACATCCAATAGACCTCCTCCTGGTCGGGGAGGATCCGGATCCATTCAAAAGTGCATTAGGCGTGCTTCTGCTGACAAGTCAGCCTGCGAACAAGagaagtaaatgaaaaactgtTGGTTAATGCGCTGAGGGGCAGATGAAAATATGAGAGAGCGagttgcagtcgcagtctcTGGGGGCAAGCATTTTTACGACCGCACACTTGACTAGGCACAGCGCACTGCACTTCCTCTAATGGCACGGAAATGGCCGTATAAATCTCATTTGTAATCGTAGAGCCGAAAAAACTATCGCTAGACAACGCCCCAAGTAGCCATAATAGAGACGTCGCGCAGAGAAATGGCTGCCTGCAAGAGTTGTAAAACTTTTCGGTGCCGCCACTCGAAACTAAGTCAATAAAAAATGTCCTCGCTCCCATCCACATTCCATCCAATCCACAGCCAGTGCAACGGGAATGCAATAACAGGACGGAGAATTGGCGTCGGCATATTTTCGGCAGCCGAGTTAGCAACGACTGCTGTCACCGCCACATCCAGGAAGTTGGGCGAAGGACCTCTTCCGCTTTGGAATTAAGCCATCGAAACATTTATTGATTTAGGAATTTCATTGCGTTCCAGCGAGCATTTCAGTTGACAACGCCAGTTCCAGCGCCAGCGTCAGAGCCGAAACAAAATCCACTTTCCATTGCGACCGCTGGTTCACTGTGAGCGAAAATTTAAGCCCTTATTCTTGGTGTCCTCTGCAACTGCCTTAAAACCTTGCCCGACTCCATCTACAAACAACACCGAACTCAACACCTGCACGGCAATTTTTTGACCAAATATTTACCGAGAGACATCCTGCCGTAGACTTGCTCTTCGTAGCCAATTGTTGGTCCTGTCTCTATCCCTGGTCCTGAGTCTGTCTTCGCTTGTTGTCCTCTGCTGCtacaaaaaatcaatttcaagCACATTACCAGCCTGCCAACttgattttattatttactcgtGTTTTCTGTTTGACAGATTCGCTTGGCTGCCCTCAAAATTTCAAGCGTACTTACTCACATTCGCTCCAGAGTTGGGCTACAGATAGGGACTACTTGGGCTAAGATTGCGACTGGGACTGAACCTGGAAGTGTGGAGGGGCTTTAAAATTGCCCAAGGGGGGCACACAAGTAAAATGACTGCAGTG is a window of Drosophila pseudoobscura strain MV-25-SWS-2005 chromosome 3, UCI_Dpse_MV25, whole genome shotgun sequence DNA encoding:
- the fus gene encoding RNA-binding protein fusilli isoform X5; translation: MQVPEHVVSLYIATCGQNGPGLGSDEKEIILLVFVLLEVATGQFDDYLRSLSLHDTDIQMITDGQLPLRQCLHREACAKDVELPAYYNRFSDLRKEFLRYKSGDLSRALVPIKDIKKMLQSPTLPVPQSIGEMLNELNTTSVEDNGFYIRESRDMVTVIQTLLQAGHKFASNELVTLNLEPGICSIDDEVDGNCIVRARGLPWQSSDQDIAKFFRGLNVAKGGVALCLSPLGRRNGEALIRFVSQEHRDMALKRHKHHIGARYIEVYRASGEDFLAIAGGASNEAQAFLSKGAQVIIRMRGLPYDCTAKQVLEFFTTGEAPCHVLDANEGVLFVKKPDGRATGDAFVLFANEGDAPKALGRHRESIGQRYIELFRSTTAEVQQVLNRSMDPKTFETSSHSQPPLIAQLPTMQLPLLPQVGVVTHGNGRVPVPVPANLCPHPHPPQHLITSGTTKNCIRLRGLPYEAMVEHILHFLDDFAKHIIYQGVHMVINAQGQPSGEAFIQMDSEDSARLCAQRKHNQFMVFGKKFRYIEVFQCSGDDMNMVLNGGLASPVAQAPAHHGHAHKQPSLLSTGMLAQSPPTPTGAQSAISGSHTHPHAHSHSHAQGPVSAHHGLPTSPALLAPLSSTSAAAASAGGLASFMASQPSAAAAHSSLQNAAVALSSLSGQAPPGYPLNFSLPPPSSQAAASPALLAQQQAQFIAQQSLLVRQQAAAALAAEQQQQLYANAMLQSHPLYLQQHQQQQQQQQQLYANAMLQSGQPQFVFMQRPYMPHFPLGYMQAGAAGSASTSALALAQAQAQAQAQVQPQSMKRSYENAFQQEAAGAAAAASAAKRALTRTPSSVYSYYNPGI
- the fus gene encoding RNA-binding protein fusilli isoform X1; the protein is MQVPEHVVSLYIATCGQNGPGLGSDEKEIILLVFVLLEVATGQIIGTKQILVRPDGYFIKDRTTSTSSDPSNVTSSNTACSPPLAGIGIGAIDGNVNANSSASSSIGSGTGNGSSSANGVLENSSELILPIAEAQAAGKPLNEAIEEFDDYLRSLSLHDTDIQMITDGQLPLRQCLHREACAKDVELPAYYNRFSDLRKEFLRYKSGDLSRALVPIKDIKKMLQSPTLPVPQSIGEMLNELNTTSVEDNGFYIRESRDMVTVIQTLLQAGHKFASNELVTLNLEPGICSIDDEVDGNCIVRARGLPWQSSDQDIAKFFRGLNVAKGGVALCLSPLGRRNGEALIRFVSQEHRDMALKRHKHHIGARYIEVYRASGEDFLAIAGGASNEAQAFLSKGAQVIIRMRGLPYDCTAKQVLEFFTTGEAPCHVLDANEGVLFVKKPDGRATGDAFVLFANEGDAPKALGRHRESIGQRYIELFRSTTAEVQQVLNRSMDPKTFETSSHSQPPLIAQLPTMQLPLLPQVGVVTHGNGRVPVPVPANLCPHPHPPQHLITSGTTKNCIRLRGLPYEAMVEHILHFLDDFAKHIIYQGVHMVINAQGQPSGEAFIQMDSEDSARLCAQRKHNQFMVFGKKFRYIEVFQCSGDDMNMVLNGGLASPVAQAPAHHGHAHKQPSLLSTGMLAQSPPTPTGAQSAISGSHTHPHAHSHSHAQGPVSAHHGLPTSPALLAPLSSTSAAAASAGGLASFMASQPSAAAAHSSLQNAAVALSSLSGQAPPGYPLNFSLPPPSSQAAASPALLAQQQAQFIAQQSLLVRQQAAAALAAEQQQQLYANAMLQSHPLYLQQHQQQQQQQQQLYANAMLQSGQPQFVFMQRPYMPHFPLGYMQAGAAGSASTSALALAQAQAQAQAQVQPQSMKRSYENAFQQEAAGAAAAASAAKRALTRTPSSVYSYYNPGI
- the fus gene encoding RNA-binding protein fusilli isoform X2, with the protein product MQVPEHVVSLYIATCGQNGPGLGSDEKEIILLVFVLLEVATGQIIGTKQILVRPDGYFIKDRTTSTSSDPSNVTSSNTACSPPLAGIGIGAIDGNVNANSSASSSIGSGTGNGSSSANGVLENSSELILPIAEAQAAGKPLNEAIEEFDDYLRSLSLHDTDIQMITDGQLPLRQCLHREACAKDVELPAYYNRFSDLRKEFLRYKSGDLSRALVPIKDIKKMLQSPTLPVPQSIGEMLNELNTTSVEDNGFYIRESRDMVTVIQTLLQAGHKFASNELVTLNLEPGICSIDDEVDGNCIVRARGLPWQSSDQDIAKFFRGLNVAKGGVALCLSPLGRRNGEALIRFVSQEHRDMALKRHKHHIGARYIEVYRASGEDFLAIAGGASNEAQAFLSKGAQVIIRMRGLPYDCTAKQVLEFFTTGEAPCHVLDANEGVLFVKKPDGRATGDAFVLFANEGDAPKALGRHRESIGQRYIELFRSTTAEVQQVLNRSMDPKTFETSSHSQPPLIAQLPTMQLPLLPQHLITSGTTKNCIRLRGLPYEAMVEHILHFLDDFAKHIIYQGVHMVINAQGQPSGEAFIQMDSEDSARLCAQRKHNQFMVFGKKFRYIEVFQCSGDDMNMVLNGGLASPVAQAPAHHGHAHKQPSLLSTGMLAQSPPTPTGAQSAISGSHTHPHAHSHSHAQGPVSAHHGLPTSPALLAPLSSTSAAAASAGGLASFMASQPSAAAAHSSLQNAAVALSSLSGQAPPGYPLNFSLPPPSSQAAASPALLAQQQAQFIAQQSLLVRQQAAAALAAEQQQQLYANAMLQSHPLYLQQHQQQQQQQQQLYANAMLQSGQPQFVFMQRPYMPHFPLGYMQAGAAGSASTSALALAQAQAQAQAQVQPQSMKRSYENAFQQEAAGAAAAASAAKRALTRTPSSVYSYYNPGI
- the fus gene encoding RNA-binding protein fusilli isoform X4; this translates as MQVPEHVVSLYIATCGQNGPGLGSDEKEIILLVFVLLEVATGQIIGTKQILVRPDGYFIKDRTTSTSSDPSNVTSSNTACSPPLAGIGIGAIDGNVNANSSASSSIGSGTGNGSSSANGVLENSSELILPIAEAQAAGKPLNEAIEEFDDYLRSLSLHDTDIQMITDGQLPLRQCLHREACAKDVELPAYYNRFSDLRKEFLRYKSGDLSRALVPIKDIKKMLQSPTLPVPQSIGEMLNELNTTSVEDNGFYIRESRDMVTVIQTLLQAGHKFASNELVTLNLEPGICSIDDEVDGNCIVRARGLPWQSSDQDIAKFFRGLNVAKGGVALCLSPLGRRNGEALIRFVSQEHRDMALKRHKHHIGARYIEVYRASGEDFLAIAGGASNEAQAFLSKGAQVIIRMRGLPYDCTAKQVLEFFTTGEAPCHVLDANEGVLFVKKPDGRATGDAFVLFANEGDAPKALGRHRESIGQRYIELFRSTTAEVQQVLNRSMDPKTFETSSHSQPPLIAQLPTMQLPLLPQHLITSGTTKNCIRLRGLPYEAMVEHILHFLDDFAKHIIYQGVHMVINAQGQPSGEAFIQMDSEDSARLCAQRKHNQFMVFGKKFRYIEVFQCSGDDMNMVLNGGLASPVAQAPAHHGHAHKQPSLLSTGATVLGAHFGPPFQAYGAAPPPSHTPLLATPRNHHAHHHHHHASTFYPPPLVYWPYPSPPVSPTTYYSQTAAHSPSQPLYPLDFFPPSPLSPPSVAIPHTSAGLILTTTKAAVSFVPPKQFSPTTTASGSKLSIPMLGYASPSTSQLGASPATTLNGTGAPTPAPTASPTASATGSTLTSSSTLLSIDINHATSTSTSIPTPSPAPMLKTSSQGATGAASTALVSNSCVELFIS
- the fus gene encoding RNA-binding protein fusilli isoform X3 gives rise to the protein MQVPEHVVSLYIATCGQNGPGLGSDEKEIILLVFVLLEVATGQIIGTKQILVRPDGYFIKDRTTSTSSDPSNVTSSNTACSPPLAGIGIGAIDGNVNANSSASSSIGSGTGNGSSSANGVLENSSELILPIAEAQAAGKPLNEAIEEFDDYLRSLSLHDTDIQMITDGQLPLRQCLHREACAKDVELPAYYNRFSDLRKEFLRYKSGDLSRALVPIKDIKKMLQSPTLPVPQSIGEMLNELNTTSVEDNGFYIRESRDMVTVIQTLLQAGHKFASNELVTLNLEPGICSIDDEVDGNCIVRARGLPWQSSDQDIAKFFRGLNVAKGGVALCLSPLGRRNGEALIRFVSQEHRDMALKRHKHHIGARYIEVYRASGEDFLAIAGGASNEAQAFLSKGAQVIIRMRGLPYDCTAKQVLEFFTTGEAPCHVLDANEGVLFVKKPDGRATGDAFVLFANEGDAPKALGRHRESIGQRYIELFRSTTAEVQQVLNRSMDPKTFETSSHSQPPLIAQLPTMQLPLLPQVGVVTHGNGRVPVPVPANLCPHPHPPQHLITSGTTKNCIRLRGLPYEAMVEHILHFLDDFAKHIIYQGVHMVINAQGQPSGEAFIQMDSEDSARLCAQRKHNQFMVFGKKFRYIEVFQCSGDDMNMVLNGGLASPVAQAPAHHGHAHKQPSLLSTGATVLGAHFGPPFQAYGAAPPPSHTPLLATPRNHHAHHHHHHASTFYPPPLVYWPYPSPPVSPTTYYSQTAAHSPSQPLYPLDFFPPSPLSPPSVAIPHTSAGLILTTTKAAVSFVPPKQFSPTTTASGSKLSIPMLGYASPSTSQLGASPATTLNGTGAPTPAPTASPTASATGSTLTSSSTLLSIDINHATSTSTSIPTPSPAPMLKTSSQGATGAASTALVSNSCVELFIS
- the fus gene encoding RNA-binding protein fusilli isoform X7, producing the protein MALKRHKHHIGARYIEVYRASGEDFLAIAGGASNEAQAFLSKGAQVIIRMRGLPYDCTAKQVLEFFTTGEAPCHVLDANEGVLFVKKPDGRATGDAFVLFANEGDAPKALGRHRESIGQRYIELFRSTTAEVQQVLNRSMDPKTFETSSHSQPPLIAQLPTMQLPLLPQVGVVTHGNGRVPVPVPANLCPHPHPPQHLITSGTTKNCIRLRGLPYEAMVEHILHFLDDFAKHIIYQGVHMVINAQGQPSGEAFIQMDSEDSARLCAQRKHNQFMVFGKKFRYIEVFQCSGDDMNMVLNGGLASPVAQAPAHHGHAHKQPSLLSTGMLAQSPPTPTGAQSAISGSHTHPHAHSHSHAQGPVSAHHGLPTSPALLAPLSSTSAAAASAGGLASFMASQPSAAAAHSSLQNAAVALSSLSGQAPPGYPLNFSLPPPSSQAAASPALLAQQQAQFIAQQSLLVRQQAAAALAAEQQQQLYANAMLQSHPLYLQQHQQQQQQQQQLYANAMLQSGQPQFVFMQRPYMPHFPLGYMQAGAAGSASTSALALAQAQAQAQAQVQPQSMKRSYENAFQQEAAGAAAAASAAKRALTRTPSSVYSYYNPGI